In Mauremys reevesii isolate NIE-2019 linkage group 8, ASM1616193v1, whole genome shotgun sequence, a single genomic region encodes these proteins:
- the MFAP3 gene encoding microfibril-associated glycoprotein 3 produces the protein MKLSCCLLALIVSAGLPAAFALENVASNRTITPGSRSISLTASLHPVFRVLANSPAHHDIIAKEGASALIECKLNISQYEFILWYNSKAQLLNERDEGGRWLITDGILNITSVTFGDRGRYTCAATNRNGTSYYTVTLRVIFTSGDMSIYYMIVCLVAFTIILILNITRLCMMSSHLRKTEKAINEFFRTEGAEKLQKAFEIAKRIPIITSAKTLELAKVTQFKTMEFARYIEELARSIPLPPLILNCRAFMEEIFEAVRVDDPDEVGDTKQTQALTTQDAIYPINPELKRSNSPAGDSDDGSMNEQGQEIAVQVSVHLQSEMQSIDTVSHDSCHSLPSEEEGC, from the exons ATGAAGCTCAGTTGTTGCCTGTTAGCTTTGATTGTTAGTGCTGGTCTGCCTGCTGCTTTTGCACTGGAAAATGTAGCTTCTAACAGGACAATTACACCTGGGTCAAGATCCATTTCTCTGACTGCTTCACTTCATCCAGTCTTCCGAGTCTTGGCAAATTCTCCAGCACATCATGATATCATAGCAAAGGAAGGGGCCAGTGCTTTAATTGAATGTAAACTGAACATCAGCCAGTATGAATTTATCCTTTGGTACAATTCAAAAGCACAGCTGCTCAATGAAAGAGATGAAG GTGGAAGATGGTTGATCACTGACGGAATCCTTAACATTACCAGTGTAACTTTTGGTGACCGCGGGCGGTACACCTGTGCAGCCACTAATCGTAATGGCACCTCCTACTACACAGTCACCCTGAGGGTTATCTTCACATCGGGGGACATGAGCATCTACTACATGATTGTGTGTCTGGTTGCCTTCACAATCATCCTCATTTTAAACATCACCCGTCTGTGTATGATGAGCAGCCACCTCCGCAAGACAGAGAAGGCCATCAATGAGTTCTTCAGGACAGAAGGGGCTGAGAagcttcagaaagcctttgagatCGCCAAGCGCATTCCTATCATCACATCTGCCAAAACCTTAGAGCTGGCCAAAGTTACCCAGTTTAAGACCATGGAATTTGCTCGATACATTGAAGAACTTGCTAGAAGCATCCCTCTCCCACCTTTGATCCTCAACTGTAGGGCATTCATGGAGGAGATCTTCGAAGCAGTGCGAGTTGATGATCCTGATGAAGTTGGCGACACCAAACAGACCCAGGCCCTTACTACCCAAGATGCAATCTACCCCATCAACCCAGAGCTCAAGCGCAGTAATTCACCAGCAGGGGACTCGGATGATGGCTCCATGAATGAGCAGGGTCAAGAAATAGCAGTCCAGGTATCGGTCCACCTTCAGTCAGAAATGCAAAGCATTGACACTGTTTCCCATGACAGCTGCCATTCTTTACCTTCCGAAGAAGAGGGCTGCTGA